The genomic region ACAAACATAGATCAGAACGGACTTTCAACATAGGCGATTATGTTATAATCTTGGAATTGTTTTGAAGTTGATATTTTAGGAGGGAAAATGTTACACGGAAGAGGAAAGGTTTTTTCTTAGAATGTGCAGAGCTCTCTGCACAGAGAACATCAGCACAGATATTTTATAGAAAATATCAGAACAACACTTTCTGTTACAAGCAATCTTAGCCCTTAATTTATAAACAGAAATCTAAGCCTACACTTGTCCTATGAGACTAAGTAAAGACTTAACAGTTGATCCTTTCCTTGTCAGCCATTAGATTAAAAACAACTTTCATTTGATTCCAACAGATTAGGTTTTTCTCAAGCTCCACCCATACAAGCAGCTCTCGGTCTCCAAAACGCACTGTCCCAAGCTTGCTCCTCTCTAATATGGTCCCTTTCAGGTGTTGGCTCGAGTTGGACATGTTGCCTATACGCTGGACCTGCCCCCTCAATCTCGCATACATCCCACCTTTCATGTCTCGCTACTTAAACCCAAGTTGGGCGCGCATACAATGGCATCTTCCACTCTGCCGTCAGTCTCCGTAGATGGTGCCTTCACCTAGTTCCCAGAAGCAGTCTTACAACGCGGCATGTTCAAGCGTGCAAATGAAGCGGTTACTCGTTGGCTCATCAAATGGACAGGTCTGCCGGAGCACGATGCAACTTGGGAGAATGCAGATTCGATCTTGACCCGTTTTCCAGAGTTTGTCGCCTGAGGACATACTCGTTCTAAGGGGCGTGCCCTATTAGGATTTTACAATGACTTAGTTACTTTTATTTACCGTGTAATGGGGTAATAGTTAAAGGGTGACTCACCACTAGGGTTGCCAAGTCGTTCGTCTGTAGTGAATGTGTGGGCTATATACAAATCCCATGTAATTCCCTTTTGAATTATGAATCAAAACTGAACTTTATCTTCCTTTTGCAAATTTCCTTTTCTCTGTCATTTTTCCCCTTGGGGGCGGCTGGAACCTACCAGCTCAGTGCAATCAATTTGTGAGCACAAAGAAAACCCCACCAGCTCAGTCCAGTTAATGTTCGAAATTCTCGTTTGCTTTTTTTGGTTAGAATAGAAGGAAATCGAACTCTTACATGTCTAATTCAAACTTAATCGGCGTTAACCTAATTGGACCCTAAAGGGCTTTTCGAACTCTCGCTTTCAGGTCACATCATCAACTTGGGTTCACCAAAAAGATTCACAATTAAGTCATAATAATCTAAAAGCTTCCGTGTGGACCTAAATTTGCTCTAAATATCACATATCTATCGAAAAAAAAACTCTTAGCAATGATACATTCAGAAATATTATATTGGCAAAGATCAATTCAACAGGATACAAATTATATGGAGTGGTAAAGATGTAATCAAACTGCATTATCATGCACACACACACCAAACTAGCTAGTACTTGACAACATGAACAATAAAAATAGGCTCTACCTCTACAGGCATTGTAAATTAGAGGGTTCTGATCAGACAATTTTTCTAGTTAGACGTCCTGCTAAGGCCTAGAACAGCAAGCACAATAAGGAAGAAGAATGCCAGAGATCCAAGCAAGGACAGGGTGGCTGAGGCCGCGACATGGTGGCAGAATTTTCCGAAAACATTGCAAACCTTGTTCCATTGCACGTGTGTATTCCCTTGGTACCCCATCAGACCAATTGCCCCAGTGGATCCAATGGCGGAGAAGAGCAACGCCACCATCGTCAGATCAAGCATGATGATCACCAGCCCTAACCTATTTTTCTTTCCCCGATTCGCAAACAAAAGGACTAGGGAAAATGCTGCATATGCGCATGCTATGACATCTGCTACCACAAGGTACCTAGCACATAGTCAATCTTGCTAAAATTAGTTACTCAAATAATCACTGCATAATTAAAAGacaaacaagaaaaagattTTAGTCAAGAAATAACTCACGTAGGTAAGGATACAAGTATAGTAGTCTAGACTGAGGTGTCCAGGACCGTGCTAGCTGATTGAATATTAGTGAGAGAAAGTGGTTTACGTACTTAGGAGGGACTTGAAAAGTCTTGTCGTGCataactattttgttttattttatatataatgatATTTTACTCTAAATGGTGAGAAATACAAGTTAAGTCACAGTAGGTCAGTTATAATAAATAGGCATTAAACTCGTTATTCAAATGAGTCGAATTTGATACTTCAACTTATAAGTGAAGtgaaataccactaaactgAACTTTTAATGATGTCTTGCATAGAGGATCATACGTACTCAAATTCAGGAGGATGTTGGAAATTTTTAATGAGATAAGTCACGGGCAAAGCATTGACGGAGTGAGCTATGACTAGAGTGTAACTTTGAAGCAAAGACTATCTTCCACTACATCAATCTTCATCTATGACATATGTATGTTTTGTTTGGTCCGAGAAAAAAACTTCGTTTATGATTTTCGCCTAAGCCTCAAATTGTATGGAATGAACTCTAGTTTTACTCACACTAGACAATAGTCTAAATAAATAAGTGCATGCACCAAAACTGCATTTGGTAACACCGTGTGTCAGAATAATAGTCACATTGAAAATATACGGTAATTTTCTCTTCATCTAGCTTGATAGATATCTTGCACatttaatgttgttaatttgGACCATGATCAGTTTGACAACACAATATGTCACATTGCCAAACATAACATATATAAGTAAGATTCTACCTCTTATAAAATTCAGATGGACAATTTTAAAACATAACATAAGCTGTTAATGAATTTGACTTATAACATAACTTGAAGCTTGATAAACGAATACATGTGATGCATCAaaggttggaaaaaaaaaaaacaacgatGCAATATAAACAGCATATATTGGGTATTTATGAGTGAAACTGGAACCGGTTTTCATCATTTCTTACCCATAGAACAATTATCTTGAACTCAAAGTCTATGAAATATCTTATCCATAAAATCCATTAGATTGCATGGTAGTGTATTTATATATGTGGATTATCACATGTAAGTTTTCAATAATATTACACTTTAGAGAAAATCTTTCAAACTCAAACGATAATGGGAAAGCTTAACAACTAAAGATCGATTAGAGCATAATAAATGGACAAATAAGGTATTAGCTCTGTCCAATTGAGTTGTTGAAGtaattttgtataaaacttAGAGTTGTCGGGGTGTTTTCTTAATCAAATTTACTATTAATATAACTGGTGAAAATtactgtgagagagagagagagagagagagagagagagagagagagagagagagctagctTACACAAAAGCAGATAAGTAATGCCACTTAGCCGTAGCAGGAATATCAATAGGAGGCAAGGTTGGGATGACCTTCATCGTTACAATTTCGGTTTGCTTACTGACTCCAAGAACAATAGAAGCCGTAAGAGTTAGCACCAAGGCCAAAATCCTCAGAAGTGGCTCACATGTCGCACCTCTTTGGTTTGCTATCTTCACTTCCTTTTGCTGTTCCATCCCACTATTGCTCCCACTATACTTATTCTCGATATATTATATCCACACTACACAAATATTACCAAATAAATCACCAAAATACAAACCTAACTCAGAGATCTCCCAGAGAAttagaaaagagagagaaagagtgaggAGAAGAGACATGCGAAGAGAAATGAGCAGATGACCTTTAAATAGcaagagaggaggagagagagaataagCAATATTAGGGGATTGGTCTCCGTATTTTAACTTCATTTGTATTTTGTCATAAattaaaattccaaaaatattggTCTCAAAACTTATCGCAATATAAAGCAGTGGTCCAAATTAAAAGGTTTTAAGAGGCAAATAAGAGATATAAGTCCTAAAGGGATTATCCATATGGACTATTACTATATATTATCACACGTTAAGGAATCAACACTCATGAAACTTTAGTTCAAAAATCGAGAATTCAATTCAACCAAATCAATGATCTAATTTTGTGAATAATAGATatatagagaaatttttcattgtgacgggaacatGGGTAATACatcacatatttttatataagtggtggaaaattttattttttaagttattaattttttaacatacacatcccaccatttgtatagtgacacgtgatgtaccacctcgTATGCTGATTACACTGAAAATCTCTCTGCCTTTGGATGAGGTGAAAGCTAGTGGTGGGGGAATTAAGTAGGTTTTGATCTGTTTTAGATGGTTAGGGAGGAGAGGGGTGAATAAAGAGGGAGGGAAGGAGGGCGGTCGATCTGAATGAATGCAAATGACAActagtgtctgtgtgtgtgaaAGGGAAACAGACACGTCTACATGCTATATCGCTACGGCATATTGCTTCCAATGTTCGTGATCTCAAATGGATATCCCGGCGCCATGTTTATCTAGCAGCTTTTCCGGTAGtcaaatattatatttatatataaatagagagagagagagagagagagagtaatgctagggagacaaaattttgtaaactaaataatataggagttgataattgaattattacttaagcattgataaattttcttattttttattggtgacacatcatttagtttacaaattttgtcaACAAATTTAGTCTATCTAGCATTGCTCATATTATGTACAGGACAAGTAGATCCAGAAAAATTCAAGataacttttgaattttgattggtTGGCCAAGTGGCAAGAACGAATACTGTGGCGTGAGTTTGAAGAATCTAAACACAATCAATAGATTTCTCTTATGTGTGACATTTAAGATTTTTTGAATTAGTGATTGTCTGTAAATAAATAGACAAATTAATTTGATACATACGAATAATTACATGTTTGATTTTGGGAGGCTCTTTTGAGCTTTTAAGTTCTTAAGAATTATTCATGCAAAAAATGGACCAAATCAAAAGTTGTTTAGTCCTTTGATTTGTTACAATTTTGTTTTGACTTTATCTAAAGAACATTGTTGTTTTACGCGTTCTAATATgaccaaataattttttttatatacgtaTACTTGCCTAAATCGAATTATATGTGCTCTGTTTGATCTATTTACCTTACAGAACAAATGATTAAAATATTTAAGCTACTAGGGTTAGCTCAGTAGTGATGATAGATAGAATAATGAGTAGAAGAAACAATTTTGATTGCATACTTTAATTCCAAGTAATTATATTAATAGGATGAAGATGATTTCCACATCTTTTGAAATATATAATTGCTAGGTAAGTACTTGTCGTCCTTTTCAATGATTTCGTTATAGTTTGAGTGCATGTGTGGACACTGTATATGGATGGCAGCAACTGCGATCTGTCAGAAGAGAAGAATCTGCTCTCAAGTTTTTTTATGGCAAAATGTGAAAGTACACGTCATGGCCTCAAGCGGCTACTTCAGCGGATGACTAAGATGCGAAAATATGAGATTATGGTATGTTGAAATCTAAGGTTTACTAACTACCCTAATAGTAATACGACGAGGTGTGACGATCGAAAGTTGGAAATATTATACCGATAATAACTAACCAACCCTACTTCGGACAAACATTTCAGAGATgaaaatcaccaaaaaattcCAGCCTGAATTTGTCTGGAGAGTTGCAATTATTAGCTCTGACTCCAGCGAATGCCAGCGAGCACTGACTTCAATTCTGATCATGaacattggtgaagtagttgacAGAAATTCAAGAAACCAACCAACTTGTTCTCAAAAAGTTATGACGCATTAAAAAAGGCATGGTATggctaataataatataatagttTTCTAGTAGTCgagtttaattattaatatattatactaCCATTCGATCTTTGGCTTATTAATCCACTCTGtggtttgaaaaccctaattccttCAGACAGAGTTTCTCCATCGAGTTTCCAGGCttgccatatatatataatattgtatAATAGTAAATACACGTACCGTATGTTTGCATGAGTCAACCGAATGTTTTTAGTGTGTAATTAGAATTTCTTAATTGTCTCTTATACTACAAGTTTTGTGtaacctttatatatatatgtatgtatgtatgtatgtatgtatgtgtgtatgtatattatatcttcgaaagagagaagaatataacaacaaattaaaccctaaaattaTCTCCGTTGTCGGTCtctgtatatatacacacatgcaTAAAAGATTTTAGTTTCAACACACGCAATATGAAGAGTACAAGATTTGAATGGAAGTGACAGAAGCCCCCATAACAGAGTTCAGTCACGTACTGTTCTACACTGAAAGTAACAAACGTCAAACCATGCATGCATACCATGTTATGCTGCTAATATTAGTCTGAATCAGAGCCACATATTTGGATATAATTTTGCTTCTACAATTCTTCTGATCAGTAGGCTAGCTACTATATAAGTGTGTGTGCGGGTCATATATGCCTGTTTGTGtccacatatattatatagagTATACTATATATAGCAGTATTGATTATCGTTATATAACCTGCACGTCTTGCTTAAGTTGTGCAGAAGAAAGCGTGTACGGTGGAGTGTTGTGCGAAAACAAATGTGTTGCATATGTAAAAATACAACCGTTGagctctctcactctctctctctctctcgcgccGTGCCTCTCCTACTTTCACTCtaaatttttcttcaacaaCTCTCTATATTTAATTATTCGACATCGAGAAATTTCTTTTAGCGCTTGAAAAGTagaacactttttttttttttagcatggAGAGGAGGACAATACTATAGCCAGCAAGAAATAACACCTTCCCTTTCCCCATAATAATAGACAAGCTCCAACTATGTCAGGCTTTGATTGCTTTCAATTAactaacttttatttttttagcatGGAGAGGAGGACAATACTATAGCCAGCAAGAAATAACACCTTCCCTTTCCCCATAATAATAGACAAGCTCCAACTATGTCAGGCTTTGATTGCTTTCAATTAACTAATCAAGTAGAGAATATTCTCCTAATCATAAGAATCACACCAATCagagagtaatgctagggaaactaaatttttttaaaccaaattgcaAACCAAAATGTCTAAAGTACATGACGCTTGGACGATCAGGATCAGAACGAGAGGTTTAGATAGATTGGAGCAAGCTACTCTAATTAGGTTAGTCATATGGGAGTAAGCTATTCTGATGAGGTTAGTCATATCGGAGTAAGCAACTCTGATAAGCTTAGCCTAGTCGGAGTTAGCTACTCTCATCAGAGGAGTCAAATTTCTTAGTCTGGATCAAAGTAAGCTAGTTGATTGGAGTAGGCAGGCTAATTCGAATAGAGAGACTAGTCAGAACACTAAGTGTAGTTAGACAACCTTAGTCAATCAGACTAGGGTTATGATCATTATAAATATTACTTGTCTCCCAAGTAAAAGGAAACTTAATTCACGTCAAATTATGATATCTCCGAGATTAGGCAACATAATTATAATCCTAGGAGGATTGGATATCTTATCCTAAATTCCCTCATAGATATTTTCCCAATTTAATAGTGAATACTCTCCCTATAAAGACTCTCAAGATCCCTATATAAACCCTAACTTCGGTATTCTCTACAATAATCTATATATTCTCCACATACACCATAGTCTACACATAGCCACGTCCATGAAGGTTCATCTCTCCTACACGCCCAGTTATAGGCTTATTCGCCAAAGATGGTTCACGATGTAGCATCATCACACTACTCATTCTCTAAGGCTACACCTGAGATTTGATTCTTCATTCATGGAGATATGTAAGAAATCCAACATGGATTCAATCACACCCCCAATCAACCCTATTCACCCCTTGCTGGCATTTATAGGTGTCTACGGATGTACACAAATTTCGTTTCAACAATATGTCTTGCACATAtgcatatttatgcatgtgtaCCTTTTAATTAGCTATATATTTGGCAAGTGAATATATGTGCATATTGGTTAAATAGATAATATATTTtctgttgcagtcctattagattaggaatgttattgtgtaaatcctagtagatctaGGAATATCTCGTATATTcttattaggagttgattacctattaagagttgtaaccctaaagggtaaggaattaacctttcctactactataaataaaggcacaatgggggtGGAATATaacacacccacaattacacatctccctcttcttctctctatgccgcaccttctctctctatatggcctccataattgttcagtaaattatgcctacaacacgttatcagtacGCTCTTGACGttgcgctaaagagagtttgatcttcaatttggggagtattacgttttaatcattctttttgtgattaatttattCTTTTGAATTGATCTATATggtattgattcaatttaattttgctatgttgaatgtgatacaacgcattgCAGATGCAATTCTGGCTTTCCGTGAAGGATCTTTTACAAAGTCAAAggcttttattgttttctgccaatcaggtacgcttaaaatagaATAAGACATTTGAAatgaccatgaagcatgaaaacattccccatgatgcatgaacccctttatgtttatattttccttccaatatatatatatatatatatatattgtatgtgtttatatttttgtcaatatatatatttgtttcatgcatcgaacaattaaattgttatgtggaatatgtgagtcaatgtatacaaaataaattagaagcaactCGGGTTTTTCAACCCTATAATTTTTtcggaaaaagaaagaaaagaaaaaaaagagaagaaaaatcacTTTTTTTTGCGGCTGAAATCGCACCAAGCCTGAAGCTTGGGATAACCCTAGCTTGGGACAACCCTTTAGGCCTACTGCTCAAATTGGACCAGGCCTGCCGCTTGGATCCCTCGTGCATGGGCATCACGCCTCAGCCCGTTCCAGAAGCAGCAAAAACTGCTGGGATTTTTTGCTCTCGGCCCCATCTACTTGCTGGGTTTTCTCTCGGCCCGCACACTATCAGTCAGCAGCTGACTGGGCCTTCCTTCCATCTGTGACAGACCCTGGTCAACTTTGCAGTACCAAGCTGGCTGcttatgtttctttttttcttttcctcggCCCGTGATTGCAGCAAACCTGCAAGCTTACTTCTGCAATTTGTTGGGTTGCCTGCAGCAGCCTCACATGGCCCATTTTCCTACTGCAAGCCACACTGACAGGGTTGCCCCTTGTGGCTTGCCCAAGCCAAATTTTGGCCCGTTTCTGCTTCTATTCACTCCCAACCATGGGGAGGCCACGACAAAGCCCAAATTGGGCCATATTTCCTTTATTGCTTGGCTCAGAATCAATAAAATGACCCGaatgtcattattttgcttctacgatcAACCCCGAATGGTCttgatctattgaattaattaaaagtgacctgcaATCCATTAATCCGATAATGAATTCAAAATtcttgacctgaagatcacttttggacattaacgattcaataatttatttttagacTTTGAATCgttgacatactttcgtagtaacgaagctctcacacttgagttctcgaagaaactcaaatccactatactTAGTTGTATATTGCATTTTGTGTTCTCGCAGGAGCCTCTCTTTTgtgaactaaacgttcataaactaaattgaacatgtagtttcaaatttaatgcctttgaaacccgaagtttacataaaacaatacacccatgaaaacccgacgtttttcatgaaaaccatgtcttagaactcgaatgttctaactttgatgcttatggatgattcattcccatagcaccaatcacaatcttgttccctccaattcAGTGGATGTCGAACCATCACAAGTTCAATTTTCCTGATTTGGACGTTTTCGAATAGAAACCATtttatgtggggtacaagacatgaatctccacttgactatcaagaagttgagaaaccattgaagctaacaatggcatggaagagctgaataagcctccgccatgatcttcattcgaagacttatgcccgAAGTATTACCAATGGAAGTACCTCATGAAcaaggattccatggctctttggctcgctcCTATGGACCGTCTAATCATGAAGTATATTGCCCGAAGCACACTATGATTACGTCTATGAATCAGTacaattttgaagtttataaatccgatcgaattttgactagagaatacttttctcgtcattccatgtttctaaatcgctcatgaagcaacaagtgtaGAAAGTGGAAGTTTAGCAAATTCTCTGATTACTACCATAAACGTGAGAGAAAGGTATAAACCCAGTTCGGCTGGAGCCTACCGAATCCAATTCGGGATCTGTCTCTTTCACAATCTAATTTTGAGTTtggtttttacaacatatggtagaatcagggcctgCCAATGTGTGGCATTATGCCCGAAACATGATCCTTggtacctaagacctaaaactttaagaataagggataaAGCATGATCCTTggtacctaagacctaaaacttcaagaataagggataatattccCGAACCTCAACCCTGCAGAATCTACTCCCATCTcaatggaatagatcattggctATGCACCTGTttgtgcccctaccaatgtcgttgaggagtaccattcttgtagtcaatatgtgagactaattttgctccaccaaacacAGTTAGAATaacagaattttgacatggatgaccTTGTTAGCCGAATCCCCTTAGTAGACCATTTACTTTATGAAcatttttctatgttcttggattcaagttttggtgtatgttttacttatggataatcttattgatattgtcctcgaatatgagttaattgaatcatgtttcttaatacatgtgaccgatttaattaaacatgtgattaggtaggaatgtgggAAGGTTAGTTGTCTAGATGAATGTGTAatacgcacactaactttacacttAAATCACATATTTAACAACaacttcaggtctatccaacctgaataagagcattggcacactccttgttgtatgaatggtattgaattaccatttaagggaccttaaattctccttgtcattgagtttttaaggatattccagatgacaatgatcataaatgaaaccactgaagaaaatagtgaaatatctttgcaccacctccaaaaatgagtatgaagctttgatttggggccaatgggttgTCCCCTAACTAGGAATTCACCACATGTGGCCGGTCTGGAGCCTagtgattgagcagtttactagctttggcatgaccttttgggacacttaggtcgaacaatgatgctatGATGCATCTCCTTACTCGAATTAAGGATCTTGTGCCTAGAaacacactttgccaagcctgcTTATTAGGAAAATTGATTTCTATATCATCCCTCGCAAAGATACGAAATCACCCATTTTCACAGTAGATTCAAGGGAATATGTGGACTATCCAACCAAAAtacggaccatataaatacttatggttttggttgatgaatcgacaaactagtcacatgtttgtctacacatattgctgctaaacctcatGACCGattaagggctcaccaccctacttaACCCTTAAGGTCcgggagactggataatgccggagagtttatatcgacagTTTTCGATGaagtattgcatgtattttgggttgaacattgaattcccatgttcaccccaaatagcctcgcctagCGATCATAAAGCACAAATTTAAATGATCGCCCGAATTTTGGTAAACGTACTAAGTTTTCGAtttctgcctagggctatgcaatccttGTATGCAGTTATGTTGGTTCGCCTTGAGGtccattgccacccaacctatatgaCGTTACAGCTGGTTACTAAGTTCGAACTTGACGATTCtcgtatttacgcatttgggtgtgcattccatgtgtaAAGTTGCTTTGCCGCAATGTACCaccatgggtcctcaaagaaggatgtgtatcttttgtcgatcatgattctccttcacactagctctctgAGAGCCCTTGTACGTAATCTCTTTACTACTCATTTGtgggttgtcactttaatgagacagtcttcccgtcattaaggggagataagaacgtcaacgttcttGAAGAACGACACGAATTTGCGTGGAtgttgcccactatgtctcatccgATCCCCATACGGCataagtgtgataagcaagtgcgatgAATTCTAGATTTCAAAATGTTGCTCTAGATgcattcctctgatctagctaaatggacgagatcatataccagctgcaaacatgcctaCAAGGATATACGTACTTAAAGGACATCGAGTCAACATATCTAGAGGGTGTACCGTCCCTGTTGGACGGTTTGGATGCCCTTGTTAGATGGTCTGATACACCGATGGATAACCAATCAATCAGTCTTAGCCTAAAGCATGAAAAATCATTCGGttcgtaggattcacttccctagaagaggaagacatGGCACAACAATGAATCCATACTTGATCGTTGTCTAAGATCATTTCTATCTCttgagattaatccagattactcctaagacttgaagttcttggtccagtatactagtttagaTGAGCTAAATAGAATTGAGATGAGATtaccatcgatgatgttttcacttatatggtagctaccgacataaatgaaaaacgaTGATATTGAACCATGTTtcgttgattaagtgacaacgtagaactgattggacaactgaaattacaatccaggtcaaattccttaccaaagtgtgtattGGATTTGTTGTTCCTACACTGCCTAAGGTAACCCtattgtgttacaagtgggaaatgaagtgttatgagatgaatgaaatagtgcaataTAATGCATGCCTTACGGTGCAAGGTTTATCTCAAATGTCTTGTGATTGATAGCAACATTATGAAATATGGTTAGTGTTTCTTCATGGAGATATAGATACAGAGATTGACATGTAAGTTcctgaagaattacatggactggacgttcaaatagttccaaaaccacAGAACACCCTCTTAACTCATTTTGAGGCATTCACTTATGGATTGAAAAATCCaacggatgtggtatacccgtctacgtgattatttgatcagttaggGATATGAATAAATGCACTTACATGTTAAACTAAGAAGTCTTACTCTAAATTGCTAGAGTTATAGTTTATGTTGTTAACACAAATCTCACTAAGAGtctagaagagcttgagaaaactgcctcatacttgaagatggaatttgagatgaataatcttaggaaaactcgtttatgcctcGACCTGAAGTTGAAGCATTATTCTGACGATATTTTGGTCTACCGGTCGAACTGCACCCTGAATGTGTCACCTTTGAGTATAACTTTGATTATCCATACGTTATATGCCAATGAGatccttgaagaggttatggaacctaaattccatatctaagttaGACTTTGCGcttcgttgtacttagctcattgtattaagacaggacatctccttcactgttgatcttggtaaagatgcagcactgCGCCTACACGTAAAcattgaattggtattaaagatgtACCCTGAAGGTACTATGAATTTGGGCAAATCAAATCCCAACGCATCTCCAGCGGATTCAACCCCTGATCCTCGAAATGATGTTTTCCTTGTTTGTTATACTGACgcaggttacttatcaaacccgcacaaggcaaaatcccaaaatggttatgtctttactattaaggatatcgcaatatcttggaggttaatgatatgaccttagttgcgaaatcttcgaatcgttc from Pyrus communis chromosome 4, drPyrComm1.1, whole genome shotgun sequence harbors:
- the LOC137732672 gene encoding CASP-like protein 1E2, which gives rise to IENKYSGSNSGMEQQKEVKIANQRGATCEPLLRILALVLTLTASIVLGVSKQTEIVTMKVIPTLPPIDIPATAKWHYLSAFVYLVVADVIACAYAAFSLVLLFANRGKKNRLGLVIIMLDLTMVALLFSAIGSTGAIGLMGYQGNTHVQWNKVCNVFGKFCHHVAASATLSLLGSLAFFFLIVLAVLGLSRTSN